One region of Chryseobacterium sp. SORGH_AS_0447 genomic DNA includes:
- the rpoB gene encoding DNA-directed RNA polymerase subunit beta, whose translation MSKTTPTTRGNQRVNFSSAKGKIITPDFLDIQIESFAEFFQLDTLPEDRRDEGLYKTFQENFPITDSRNQFVLEFLDYLVDSPRYSIDECVERGLTYSVPLKARLKLYCTDPEHEDFQTVVQDVYLGPVPYMTPSGSFIINGAERVIVTQLHRSPGVFFGQTYHANGTKLYYSRIIPFKGSWMEFTTDINSVMYAYIDRKKKLPLTTLLRAIGYESDKDILQIFDLAEEVKVSKAALKKVEGRTLAARVLNTWFEDFVDEDTGEVVSIERNEIILDRETILEKEHLDLILDAGVKSILIHKENSNEFSIIQNTLQKDPTNSEKEAVEYIYRQLRNADPPDEETARGIIEKLFFSEQRYSLGEVGRYRLNKKLSLNIPTTTEVLTKEDIIAIVRHLIELVNSKTDVDDIDHLSNRRIKTVGEQLAGQFGVGLSRIARTIKERMNVRDNEIFTPLDLVNAKTLTSVINSFFGTNQLSQFMDQTNPLSEITHKRRLSALGPGGLSRERAGFEVRDVHHTHYGRICPIETPEGPNIGLISSLGIYAKINRLGFIETPYRKVENGKIKLSADPIYLNAEDEESKVIAQANVELSDSGEFETDRIIARLDGDYPVVEPNQVDLIDVAPNQISGISASLIPFLEHDDANRALMGSNMMRQAVPLLKPQAPIVGTGLEQQVARDSRILINAEGTGTVEYVDADRIVIKYERSEDEDLVQFESATKTYNLTKFRKTNQSTTITLRPNVRVGDVVEKGQVLCDGYATEKGELALGRNLVVAFMPWKGYNFEDAIVINEKVVREDWFTSIHVDEYSLEVRDTKLGMEELTADIPNVSEEATKDLDENGMIRIGAEVKPGDIMIGKITPKGESDPTPEEKLLRAIFGDKAGDVKDASLKADSSLRGVVIDKKLFSRNIKDKKKRTEEKLKLEEIENTYKAKFDELRNTLIEKLNTLVSGKTSQGVKNDLDEEIIGKGVKFTHKLLTSVEDYVNVSGSDWTVDADKNELIKQLIHNYKIKYNDIQGVKNREKFAISIGDELPAGIMKLAKVYIAKKRKLNVGDKMAGRHGNKGIVSRIVREEDMPFLEDGTPVDIVLNPLGVPSRMNIGQIYETVLGWAGQKLGLKFATPIFDGASLDQITEYTEKAGLPKFGHTYLYDGGTGERFTQAATVGVIYMLKLGHMVDDKMHARSIGPYSLITQQPLGGKAQFGGQRFGEMEVWALEAFGASNILREILTVKSDDVIGRAKTYEAIAKGESMPEPGIPESFNVLLHELQGLGLDVRLEE comes from the coding sequence ATGAGTAAAACAACACCTACAACTAGGGGAAATCAGAGAGTAAATTTCTCTTCAGCGAAAGGAAAAATCATTACGCCGGACTTCCTGGATATCCAGATCGAGTCTTTTGCAGAGTTTTTCCAGCTTGATACGCTTCCTGAAGACAGAAGAGACGAAGGCCTATACAAGACCTTCCAGGAAAATTTCCCGATTACGGATTCCAGAAACCAATTTGTATTGGAATTCCTGGATTATCTGGTAGATTCTCCACGTTATTCAATCGATGAGTGTGTGGAAAGAGGATTAACGTATTCCGTGCCTCTTAAAGCGAGACTTAAATTGTATTGTACAGACCCTGAGCACGAGGATTTCCAGACCGTGGTTCAGGATGTATATTTAGGGCCGGTTCCTTACATGACGCCTAGCGGATCTTTCATCATCAACGGTGCTGAAAGGGTTATCGTTACACAGTTGCACCGTTCACCTGGTGTATTCTTCGGACAGACCTACCACGCAAACGGAACCAAACTTTACTATTCAAGAATCATTCCTTTCAAAGGATCTTGGATGGAATTTACAACCGATATCAACAGCGTAATGTACGCGTATATCGACCGTAAGAAAAAATTACCATTAACCACTTTATTAAGAGCGATCGGTTACGAGTCTGATAAGGACATCCTTCAGATCTTCGACCTTGCGGAGGAAGTGAAAGTTTCTAAAGCTGCCCTTAAAAAAGTAGAAGGAAGAACATTGGCTGCGAGAGTTTTGAACACCTGGTTCGAAGACTTCGTAGATGAGGATACAGGTGAAGTAGTTTCTATCGAAAGAAACGAGATCATCCTGGATAGAGAAACTATTCTTGAAAAAGAGCATTTGGATCTGATCCTTGATGCTGGAGTGAAATCTATTTTGATTCACAAAGAAAATAGCAACGAGTTCTCTATTATTCAGAATACATTACAGAAAGACCCTACCAACTCTGAAAAAGAAGCGGTAGAATACATCTATCGTCAGTTAAGAAATGCAGATCCGCCAGATGAGGAAACGGCAAGAGGAATCATTGAAAAATTATTCTTCTCCGAGCAAAGATATTCATTAGGTGAAGTAGGACGTTACAGACTAAACAAAAAGTTAAGCCTAAATATTCCTACAACGACTGAAGTTCTTACCAAAGAAGATATCATCGCGATCGTAAGACACTTGATCGAGCTGGTAAACTCAAAAACGGATGTTGATGATATCGACCACTTATCAAACAGAAGAATTAAAACCGTTGGTGAGCAGTTGGCAGGACAATTCGGCGTAGGTCTTTCAAGAATTGCAAGAACCATCAAGGAGAGAATGAACGTTAGAGATAACGAAATCTTTACTCCGCTTGATCTTGTAAATGCTAAGACGTTAACGTCGGTGATCAATTCATTCTTTGGTACCAACCAGCTTTCTCAGTTCATGGACCAGACCAACCCATTATCAGAGATTACTCACAAGAGAAGATTATCTGCACTAGGGCCTGGAGGTCTATCAAGAGAAAGAGCAGGTTTCGAGGTTCGAGACGTTCACCATACCCACTACGGAAGAATTTGTCCGATTGAAACTCCGGAAGGACCAAACATCGGTTTGATCTCTTCATTAGGGATTTATGCTAAAATCAACAGACTTGGTTTCATTGAAACCCCATATAGAAAAGTAGAAAACGGTAAAATCAAGCTTTCGGCAGATCCAATCTACTTAAATGCTGAAGATGAAGAATCTAAAGTAATTGCTCAGGCCAACGTTGAATTGAGCGATAGCGGTGAATTCGAAACCGACAGGATTATTGCAAGATTGGATGGTGACTATCCGGTAGTAGAACCTAACCAGGTTGACCTTATCGACGTAGCGCCAAACCAGATTTCCGGTATTTCCGCTTCATTAATTCCATTCCTGGAGCATGATGATGCGAACCGTGCATTGATGGGATCCAACATGATGCGTCAGGCCGTTCCTCTATTGAAGCCACAGGCTCCGATCGTTGGTACAGGGCTTGAGCAGCAGGTTGCAAGAGATTCAAGAATTTTGATTAACGCTGAAGGTACCGGTACAGTAGAGTATGTGGATGCTGACAGAATCGTGATTAAATACGAAAGAAGCGAAGACGAAGATTTGGTACAATTCGAGTCTGCTACAAAAACATATAACTTAACCAAGTTCAGAAAAACCAACCAGAGTACAACCATTACCCTAAGACCAAACGTAAGAGTTGGGGATGTAGTGGAAAAAGGACAGGTACTTTGCGACGGGTATGCTACCGAAAAAGGAGAATTGGCTCTTGGTAGAAACCTTGTAGTTGCGTTCATGCCTTGGAAAGGGTATAACTTCGAGGATGCGATTGTAATCAATGAAAAAGTAGTTCGTGAAGACTGGTTTACTTCGATCCACGTAGATGAATATTCTCTTGAAGTTCGTGATACCAAATTGGGTATGGAAGAGCTTACGGCAGATATTCCGAACGTTTCAGAAGAAGCTACCAAAGATCTTGACGAGAACGGGATGATCAGAATCGGTGCTGAAGTGAAGCCTGGAGATATCATGATCGGTAAAATCACTCCAAAAGGTGAATCTGATCCGACTCCGGAAGAAAAACTTCTTAGAGCGATCTTCGGTGATAAAGCCGGTGACGTGAAAGATGCTTCATTGAAAGCAGACTCTTCATTAAGAGGAGTTGTGATCGATAAGAAATTGTTCTCCAGAAACATCAAAGACAAAAAGAAAAGAACAGAAGAAAAACTTAAGCTTGAGGAAATTGAAAACACTTACAAAGCTAAGTTTGATGAGTTGAGAAACACTTTAATTGAAAAATTAAATACACTCGTAAGCGGTAAAACTTCTCAGGGGGTTAAAAATGACCTTGATGAAGAGATCATCGGTAAAGGGGTGAAGTTCACTCACAAATTATTGACTTCTGTTGAAGACTATGTAAACGTTAGCGGTTCAGACTGGACGGTTGACGCTGATAAAAATGAATTGATCAAGCAGTTGATCCACAACTACAAAATCAAGTACAACGATATCCAGGGGGTTAAAAACCGTGAGAAATTTGCAATTTCCATCGGAGACGAACTACCGGCAGGAATCATGAAGCTTGCTAAAGTTTACATCGCTAAGAAACGTAAACTGAACGTAGGGGATAAAATGGCAGGACGTCACGGTAACAAAGGGATCGTTTCGAGAATCGTTCGTGAAGAAGATATGCCGTTCCTTGAAGATGGAACACCGGTAGATATCGTATTGAACCCGCTTGGGGTACCTTCCCGTATGAACATCGGTCAGATCTATGAAACCGTTCTTGGATGGGCTGGTCAGAAATTAGGATTGAAATTTGCCACGCCGATCTTCGACGGAGCAAGCCTTGATCAGATTACTGAATATACTGAAAAAGCAGGTCTTCCTAAATTCGGTCATACCTATCTTTATGACGGTGGTACCGGAGAAAGATTTACACAGGCAGCTACAGTAGGGGTAATCTACATGCTGAAACTGGGTCACATGGTTGATGACAAAATGCACGCACGTTCTATCGGTCCTTATTCATTAATTACGCAGCAGCCGTTAGGAGGTAAAGCGCAATTCGGAGGTCAGAGATTCGGAGAGATGGAGGTTTGGGCTCTTGAAGCATTCGGAGCATCCAATATCCTGAGAGAGATCCTGACTGTGAAGTCGGATGACGTGATTGGTAGAGCAAAAACTTACGAAGCCATTGCAAAAGGTGAATCGATGCCTGAACCGGGTATTCCTGAATCATTCAACGTATTGCTTCATGAGTTACAGGGTCTTGGATTAGACGTAAGACTAGAGGAATAA